The following proteins are encoded in a genomic region of Synechococcus sp. WH 8016:
- a CDS encoding AIR synthase, whose protein sequence is MGATFSISASAAAELGRQAAVAGTPGLMHLDLVSGSCEQHVIRLRPGHLAGIAMARADGVTLHAPEEQLHLLEGLCLDYRGDLSGGGFLISPQDNVRCCLCGSAFSRC, encoded by the coding sequence ATGGGCGCCACGTTCTCCATCAGCGCCTCCGCTGCAGCGGAACTCGGTCGTCAGGCAGCGGTAGCAGGGACACCAGGGTTGATGCATTTGGACTTGGTATCCGGCAGCTGCGAACAACACGTGATCCGCCTGCGACCCGGTCACCTCGCCGGGATTGCCATGGCACGAGCCGATGGAGTCACACTTCACGCACCAGAGGAGCAACTCCATCTTTTAGAGGGTCTGTGCCTCGATTACCGCGGTGATCTGAGTGGCGGTGGCTTTCTGATCAGCCCCCAAGACAACGTGCGTTGCTGTCTCTGCGGAAGCGCTTTTTCCCGCTGCTAA
- the rpsL gene encoding 30S ribosomal protein S12 has product MPTIQQLIRHERQTLKAKTKSPALRACPERRGVCTRVYTSTPKKPNSALRKVARVRLTSGFEVTAYIGGIGHNLQEHSVVLIRGGRVKDLPGVRYHIIRGTLDTAGVKDRRQSRSKYGAKSPKE; this is encoded by the coding sequence ATGCCAACCATCCAGCAACTAATCCGTCACGAGCGTCAGACCCTCAAGGCGAAAACCAAATCTCCTGCGCTTAGGGCTTGCCCGGAGCGACGGGGTGTATGCACCCGCGTGTATACCTCCACCCCGAAGAAGCCGAATTCGGCTCTACGCAAAGTGGCCCGTGTACGCCTCACCTCCGGGTTCGAGGTCACGGCTTACATCGGTGGCATCGGCCATAACCTCCAGGAGCACTCTGTGGTCCTCATCCGTGGAGGAAGAGTCAAGGATCTTCCCGGTGTTCGCTACCACATCATTCGCGGAACCTTGGATACCGCTGGTGTCAAGGACCGCCGTCAATCCCGTTCGAAGTACGGCGCCAAGTCGCCCAAAGAGTGA
- a CDS encoding phosphodiester glycosidase family protein: MPPPPPAPIAEVRVTDQFSGDRLTIGGIDTSSSWLWQGQGAMRPTRLWLPLDLLVGQMGFQRQADVGEEFLDWYGFQRPLSGLQQRTIGDEVALDALPWLNALGVQVNRTKSTLRVDLPKPHLKKLRQGKGSSANRLVLDLSGPALVQRQGDDLLLQVKVTPLQESQLRRLGLKTRRDRSGLKLLGQSSRLSTLTLKDPWRVVLDGITPAKSSTKQRQSQAFQIALLAPEMQDLIKKGLVLDQRVIQVGVKPIRLYRAGVQHNSSDLLLLPLAPSHAQPGLRYLNQLAQPANALVAVNGGFFNRVRQLPLGAVRLNNEWLSGPILNRGAIGWKRSGPLMFGRLQLIQEMTVFGRRRWPLGMLNSGYVQRGLSRYTRAWGPTYRALSGEEQALTLSEGRVDAVYDQASLVRGVPLPLKGDLIVARGGTALPAQIGDEVTINMRSSNPLGELPQVMGGGPLLLQMGRVVLNGRQEGFSPGFLAVSAPRTVVAQDSERIWLLAVKGANGSDPTLIETSLALSQLGLRDALNLDGGGSTTMLIANTTVMTGRGITPRVQNGLGFISDQSKVLAN; this comes from the coding sequence ATGCCACCTCCGCCGCCAGCGCCGATTGCGGAGGTTCGCGTCACTGATCAGTTCAGTGGAGATCGCCTAACAATCGGCGGCATCGACACCTCGAGCTCGTGGTTGTGGCAGGGCCAAGGAGCGATGCGTCCCACGCGGCTCTGGTTGCCTCTTGATCTGCTTGTGGGCCAGATGGGATTCCAGCGCCAAGCGGATGTCGGCGAAGAATTTCTTGATTGGTACGGCTTTCAAAGGCCTTTGAGCGGTTTGCAACAACGCACCATCGGGGATGAAGTCGCCCTCGATGCCCTGCCCTGGTTGAACGCGCTGGGGGTTCAAGTGAACCGAACCAAGAGCACGCTGAGGGTGGACCTGCCCAAACCCCATCTGAAAAAGCTCAGACAAGGCAAGGGAAGCAGCGCCAACCGTCTTGTGCTGGACCTCAGTGGACCTGCTCTCGTTCAACGCCAGGGCGATGATCTCCTTCTGCAAGTGAAGGTCACGCCTCTTCAGGAAAGCCAACTGCGCAGACTTGGCTTGAAAACACGACGAGACAGGAGTGGGCTGAAGCTTCTGGGTCAATCCAGCAGGCTTTCCACCTTGACCCTGAAAGACCCATGGCGGGTCGTGCTGGATGGCATCACTCCCGCAAAGTCTTCGACAAAACAGCGACAGAGCCAAGCCTTTCAAATCGCGCTGCTTGCCCCAGAGATGCAAGACCTGATCAAGAAAGGGTTGGTTCTTGATCAGCGCGTCATTCAAGTCGGCGTCAAGCCCATTCGGCTGTACCGAGCAGGAGTTCAGCACAACAGCTCAGACCTCCTTTTACTCCCGCTTGCCCCCAGCCATGCCCAACCAGGATTGCGCTACCTCAATCAGTTGGCGCAACCTGCTAACGCGCTTGTGGCAGTGAATGGAGGCTTTTTCAACAGGGTTCGCCAACTCCCCCTTGGCGCTGTTCGACTCAACAATGAGTGGCTCTCAGGCCCGATCCTCAACCGAGGCGCCATTGGCTGGAAGCGCAGCGGCCCGCTGATGTTTGGACGCCTGCAGTTGATCCAAGAGATGACGGTGTTTGGACGACGGAGATGGCCTCTCGGGATGCTGAATAGCGGGTATGTGCAACGCGGACTCAGTCGCTACACCCGAGCCTGGGGGCCAACGTATCGCGCGCTGAGTGGAGAAGAGCAGGCGTTGACACTCAGCGAAGGACGCGTCGATGCGGTGTACGACCAAGCCTCCCTCGTTCGCGGTGTGCCTTTGCCTTTAAAAGGAGACCTCATCGTGGCCCGTGGGGGGACTGCACTCCCCGCACAGATCGGGGATGAAGTGACCATCAACATGCGCAGCTCAAACCCCTTAGGTGAACTCCCTCAAGTGATGGGGGGAGGGCCCCTTCTGCTGCAAATGGGCAGGGTTGTCCTAAACGGCCGTCAGGAGGGCTTTAGTCCTGGCTTCCTTGCCGTTTCAGCACCTCGCACCGTTGTTGCGCAAGACAGCGAGCGAATTTGGCTCCTCGCCGTCAAAGGCGCGAATGGCAGCGATCCCACTCTCATTGAAACGAGTTTGGCGCTGAGTCAACTGGGGCTCAGGGACGCGCTCAATCTCGACGGAGGAGGCTCAACCACCATGCTTATCGCCAATACAACCGTGATGACCGGCCGGGGCATCACGCCTCGCGTGCAAAACGGTCTTGGATTTATTAGTGATCAATCCAAGGTGCTGGCAAACTGA
- the fusA gene encoding elongation factor G gives MARDFPLERVRNIGIAAHIDAGKTTTTERILFYSGVVHKIGEVHDGAAVTDWMAQERERGITITAAAISTSWNDHRINIIDTPGHVDFTIEVERSMRVLDGVIAVFCAVGGVQPQSETVWRQADRYSVPRMVFVNKMDRTGADFLKVYGQIKDRLKANAVPIQLPIGAEGELSGIIDLVENKAHIYKDDLGQDIEITDVPADMKEEVDKWRNILMETIAETDEDLIEKFLESGELSNSELKQGIRTGVLKHSLVPVLCGSAFKNKGVQLVLDAVVDYLPAPIDVPPIQGILPNGKEAVRPSDDSAPFSALAFKVMADPYGKLTFVRMYSGILEKGSYVLNSTKDSKERISRLVVLKADDREEVDALRAGDLGAVLGLKNTTTGDTLCSTDDPIVLETLFVPEPVISVAVEPKTKGDMEKLSKALVSLAEEDPTFRVRTDQETGQTVIAGMGELHLEILVDRMLREFKVEANIGAPQVSYRETIRGSSKGEGKFSRQTGGKGQYGHVVIEMEPGEPESGFEFINKIVGGIVPKEYIKPAEQGMKETCESGVIAGYPLIDVKCTMVDGSYHDVDSSEMAFKIAGSMAFKDAVKKCNPVLLEPMMKVEVEIPEDFLGSVIGDLSSRRGQVEGQSVDDGTSKVSSKVPLAEMFGYATELRSMTQGRGIFSMEFSHYEDVPRNVAEAIISKNQGNS, from the coding sequence GTGGCACGCGACTTTCCCCTGGAACGCGTCAGAAATATTGGTATTGCAGCCCATATTGACGCTGGTAAAACAACCACCACTGAGAGGATTCTGTTCTACTCCGGTGTGGTGCACAAAATTGGTGAGGTGCATGACGGTGCCGCTGTAACCGACTGGATGGCCCAGGAGCGTGAGCGTGGGATCACCATTACTGCCGCTGCTATTTCCACAAGCTGGAATGACCACCGGATCAACATTATTGATACCCCTGGACACGTTGACTTCACCATCGAAGTTGAACGCTCCATGCGCGTTCTCGATGGTGTTATTGCCGTCTTTTGTGCCGTTGGTGGTGTCCAACCACAATCGGAAACGGTGTGGCGCCAAGCCGACCGTTATTCCGTGCCGCGCATGGTGTTCGTCAACAAGATGGACCGCACGGGTGCCGACTTCTTGAAGGTCTACGGCCAAATCAAGGATCGCCTCAAGGCCAATGCGGTTCCCATTCAGCTTCCAATCGGAGCCGAAGGCGAACTCAGCGGAATCATCGACCTCGTAGAAAACAAGGCGCATATCTATAAGGATGACTTAGGCCAAGACATCGAGATCACCGATGTTCCAGCCGACATGAAAGAGGAGGTCGATAAGTGGCGCAATATTCTGATGGAAACGATTGCCGAAACAGATGAAGATCTGATCGAAAAGTTCCTCGAATCAGGTGAACTTTCCAACTCCGAACTTAAGCAAGGGATTCGTACTGGCGTTCTGAAGCACAGCTTGGTTCCTGTTCTCTGTGGCTCAGCCTTTAAAAACAAAGGCGTGCAACTGGTTCTCGACGCTGTTGTTGATTACCTGCCAGCGCCCATCGATGTGCCACCAATTCAAGGCATTCTTCCGAACGGCAAGGAAGCGGTTCGCCCTTCCGACGACAGCGCGCCCTTCAGTGCTCTGGCCTTCAAGGTGATGGCTGATCCCTACGGCAAGCTCACCTTTGTTCGCATGTATTCAGGCATCCTCGAGAAAGGAAGCTACGTGTTGAACTCCACCAAAGACAGCAAAGAGCGCATTTCTCGCCTCGTCGTTCTCAAAGCCGATGATCGCGAAGAAGTGGATGCCCTTCGTGCCGGTGATCTCGGAGCTGTTTTGGGTCTCAAGAACACAACCACCGGAGACACTCTCTGCTCAACAGACGATCCAATTGTTTTGGAAACGCTGTTTGTGCCTGAGCCCGTGATCTCAGTTGCAGTCGAACCCAAAACCAAAGGCGACATGGAGAAACTCTCCAAAGCCTTGGTGTCATTGGCCGAAGAAGATCCGACGTTCCGTGTCCGTACTGATCAGGAAACAGGTCAGACCGTGATCGCAGGCATGGGCGAACTCCACCTCGAAATTTTGGTGGATCGCATGCTGCGCGAATTCAAAGTGGAAGCCAATATTGGTGCCCCTCAAGTTTCTTACAGAGAAACCATTCGTGGTTCATCGAAAGGGGAAGGCAAGTTCTCCCGGCAAACCGGTGGTAAAGGCCAATACGGTCACGTCGTCATCGAGATGGAGCCTGGCGAACCAGAATCTGGCTTTGAATTCATCAACAAAATTGTTGGTGGCATCGTTCCCAAGGAATACATCAAGCCTGCAGAGCAGGGCATGAAGGAGACCTGCGAGTCAGGTGTGATTGCTGGTTATCCCCTGATTGATGTCAAATGCACGATGGTCGATGGGTCTTACCACGATGTGGACTCGTCGGAGATGGCTTTCAAGATTGCTGGCTCTATGGCCTTCAAGGATGCGGTCAAGAAGTGCAATCCTGTACTTCTTGAGCCGATGATGAAGGTCGAAGTCGAAATCCCCGAGGATTTCCTCGGTTCGGTGATCGGCGACCTGTCCTCTCGCCGGGGACAGGTAGAGGGCCAGTCCGTCGATGACGGAACGTCTAAAGTCTCTTCCAAGGTGCCCTTGGCCGAGATGTTCGGCTATGCCACCGAACTCCGATCCATGACCCAGGGTCGGGGTATTTTCTCGATGGAGTTCAGTCACTACGAGGATGTTCCTCGCAATGTGGCCGAGGCCATCATCTCCAAGAATCAGGGCAATTCCTGA
- the tuf gene encoding elongation factor Tu produces MAREKFERNKPHVNIGTIGHVDHGKTTLTAAITNVLAKKGQAEVQNYADIDGAPEERERGITINTAHVEYETDTRHYAHVDCPGHADYVKNMITGAAQMDGAILVCAATDGPMAQTKEHILLAKQVGVPALVVALNKCDMVDDEEIIELVELEIRELLSSYDFPGDDIPVVQVSGLKAIEGEAEWEAKIEELMAAVDASIPEPEREVDKPFLMAIEDVFSITGRGTVATGRIERGIVKVGEEVEIVGIREPRKTTVTGVEMFRKLLDEGMAGDNVGLLLRGVQKEDIERGMVLVKPGSITPHTKFEGQVYVLKKEEGGRHTPFFAGYRPQFYIRTTDVTGQITAFTAEDGTNVEMVMPGDNIQMTGELICPVAMEMGMRFAIREGGRTIGAGVVSKIIE; encoded by the coding sequence ATGGCTCGCGAGAAGTTCGAAAGGAACAAGCCCCACGTCAACATCGGCACCATCGGCCACGTTGACCACGGCAAAACCACCCTCACCGCAGCGATCACAAACGTGCTCGCCAAGAAAGGTCAGGCTGAGGTTCAAAACTATGCCGACATTGATGGTGCTCCTGAGGAGCGCGAGCGTGGCATCACCATCAATACTGCTCACGTTGAGTACGAAACCGATACCCGCCACTACGCCCACGTTGACTGCCCTGGTCACGCGGACTATGTGAAGAACATGATCACGGGTGCTGCTCAGATGGATGGCGCCATCCTCGTGTGCGCAGCCACCGACGGCCCCATGGCTCAAACCAAGGAGCACATCCTTCTCGCCAAGCAAGTTGGCGTTCCCGCCTTGGTTGTGGCACTGAATAAGTGCGACATGGTCGATGACGAAGAAATCATCGAGTTGGTTGAACTCGAGATCCGCGAGTTGCTGTCCAGCTACGACTTCCCCGGCGACGACATCCCTGTTGTTCAAGTCTCTGGCCTTAAAGCCATTGAGGGCGAAGCAGAATGGGAAGCCAAAATTGAAGAATTGATGGCAGCGGTGGATGCAAGCATCCCCGAACCCGAGCGCGAAGTGGACAAGCCATTCCTGATGGCGATCGAAGATGTGTTCTCCATCACTGGACGTGGCACCGTCGCTACCGGTCGTATCGAACGCGGCATCGTCAAAGTTGGCGAAGAAGTTGAAATCGTGGGTATCAGAGAGCCCCGCAAAACCACCGTTACCGGTGTTGAGATGTTCCGCAAACTGCTCGACGAGGGCATGGCCGGCGACAACGTGGGTCTTCTGCTTCGCGGCGTTCAGAAGGAAGACATCGAACGGGGCATGGTGCTTGTGAAGCCCGGCTCGATCACTCCTCACACCAAGTTTGAGGGTCAGGTTTACGTTCTCAAGAAAGAAGAAGGTGGACGTCACACACCTTTCTTTGCTGGCTACCGCCCGCAGTTCTATATCCGTACCACGGACGTGACCGGCCAGATCACCGCATTCACGGCGGAAGATGGCACCAACGTTGAAATGGTGATGCCTGGAGACAACATCCAGATGACTGGTGAGTTGATCTGCCCCGTTGCCATGGAAATGGGCATGCGCTTCGCTATTCGCGAAGGTGGTCGCACCATCGGTGCTGGCGTGGTCTCCAAGATCATCGAATGA
- the rpsG gene encoding 30S ribosomal protein S7, producing the protein MSRRNAAVKRPILPDPQFNNRLATMMVARLMKHGKKSTAQRILSDAFGLIGERTGGDPVELFETAVKNATPLVEVRARRVGGATYQVPMEVRQERGTAMALRWLVNFSRARNGRSMAQKLAGELMDAANEAGSAVRKREETHKMAEANKAFAHYRY; encoded by the coding sequence ATGTCACGCCGTAACGCAGCAGTCAAGCGTCCGATCCTTCCGGATCCACAATTCAACAACCGTCTAGCCACGATGATGGTGGCTCGGTTGATGAAGCATGGAAAAAAGTCCACCGCCCAACGCATTCTTTCTGATGCTTTTGGATTGATCGGTGAACGCACCGGTGGTGATCCCGTCGAGCTGTTCGAAACGGCAGTCAAGAACGCGACTCCACTCGTCGAAGTTCGTGCTCGCCGCGTTGGTGGTGCGACCTATCAGGTGCCGATGGAAGTTCGCCAAGAGCGGGGCACTGCGATGGCTCTGCGTTGGCTCGTGAATTTCTCAAGAGCTCGTAACGGTCGCAGCATGGCCCAAAAGCTTGCTGGCGAATTAATGGACGCCGCGAACGAAGCTGGTAGTGCCGTCCGCAAACGGGAAGAAACCCACAAGATGGCTGAAGCGAACAAAGCTTTCGCCCACTATCGCTACTGA
- a CDS encoding LON peptidase substrate-binding domain-containing protein, which translates to MVDLSVRELPLFPLPDVVLFPSDVLPLHIFESRYRMMLQSVLETDRRFGVVRWDPNQQTMAAVGCCAEVIQHQTGDDGRSNIVTLGQQRFRVLNVTRETPFRSAMVSWIEDEPVDNTSELESLAATVTQALKDVVELTGKLTDSKSSLPDDLPDLPRELSFWIGAHLGGPVADQQQDLLELTNTRTRLEQEFEMLDETRRQLAARTVLRDTLSETDPSNG; encoded by the coding sequence GTGGTTGATCTGTCCGTCAGAGAACTCCCTCTGTTTCCTCTGCCGGATGTGGTTCTTTTCCCAAGCGACGTTCTGCCGCTGCATATCTTCGAGTCGCGTTACCGAATGATGTTGCAGAGCGTCCTGGAAACGGATCGTCGATTTGGAGTCGTGCGTTGGGATCCAAATCAACAAACAATGGCCGCTGTTGGCTGTTGTGCTGAGGTGATTCAGCATCAAACCGGAGACGATGGCCGCAGCAACATCGTGACCCTCGGACAACAGCGTTTTCGCGTCCTCAACGTCACCAGGGAGACCCCCTTTCGCTCAGCAATGGTCAGCTGGATCGAAGACGAGCCGGTCGACAACACCAGCGAATTGGAGTCTTTAGCGGCGACCGTGACGCAAGCGTTGAAAGATGTGGTCGAACTGACGGGCAAGCTGACCGACTCCAAATCTTCACTCCCTGACGACCTTCCAGACCTTCCACGCGAGCTCTCCTTCTGGATTGGAGCGCACCTAGGGGGTCCAGTCGCCGACCAACAACAGGATCTCTTAGAGCTCACCAACACGCGCACACGCCTGGAGCAGGAGTTCGAAATGTTGGATGAGACCCGACGTCAGCTCGCTGCCCGCACAGTTTTACGCGACACCCTGTCAGAGACCGATCCGAGCAACGGTTAA
- a CDS encoding methyltransferase domain-containing protein has protein sequence MPSTTVLISTAAALLLLGCAYQLWNRRNRAYHSSESVAAAYDAWTDDQLLESLWGEHVHLGHYGTPAKLRDFRQAKADFVHELVRWSGFDQLPPGSRVLDVGCGIGGSARILSRDYGLDVLGISISPAQINRATQLTPDTLSCRFAVMDALNLQLEDQTFDAVWSVEAGPHMPDKQRFADELLRVLKPGGRLAVADWNRRDPEDGALDRRERWVMHQLLTQWAHPEFASIRGFRQNLEISLHQRGTISTDDWTDATLPSWNESILEGIRRPNAILRLGPKAVLQGLRETPTLLLMRWAFARGMMQFGVFKTDHA, from the coding sequence ATGCCTTCAACGACAGTCCTCATATCAACAGCAGCCGCTTTGCTGCTCTTGGGTTGTGCCTACCAGCTTTGGAATCGACGCAACCGCGCCTATCACTCCAGTGAGAGCGTTGCCGCCGCCTACGACGCTTGGACCGATGACCAGTTATTGGAATCGCTTTGGGGTGAGCATGTTCATCTTGGGCACTACGGAACCCCTGCAAAGCTTCGAGATTTCAGGCAGGCCAAAGCCGACTTCGTTCATGAGTTGGTCCGCTGGAGTGGCTTCGATCAATTGCCCCCGGGATCCCGCGTCTTGGATGTGGGTTGCGGTATAGGAGGAAGCGCCAGGATCCTTTCCCGTGACTACGGCTTAGATGTTTTGGGGATCAGCATCAGCCCGGCTCAGATCAACCGAGCCACCCAACTCACCCCCGACACATTGTCCTGTCGCTTCGCCGTGATGGATGCCCTCAACCTGCAGCTTGAGGATCAAACGTTTGACGCCGTTTGGAGTGTCGAGGCCGGTCCTCACATGCCCGACAAGCAGAGGTTCGCCGACGAACTCCTACGCGTCCTGAAGCCTGGCGGTCGCCTGGCCGTAGCCGACTGGAACCGTCGCGATCCAGAGGATGGTGCCCTTGACCGACGCGAACGCTGGGTGATGCATCAATTGCTCACACAATGGGCGCATCCTGAATTCGCCAGCATCCGCGGTTTTCGTCAGAACCTTGAAATCAGCCTCCATCAACGCGGCACGATCAGCACCGACGATTGGACAGACGCCACCTTGCCCTCTTGGAATGAATCCATCCTTGAAGGGATTCGCAGGCCCAATGCGATTCTCCGCCTTGGGCCCAAGGCCGTTCTGCAGGGCCTACGCGAAACACCAACGCTGCTCTTAATGCGTTGGGCTTTTGCCCGGGGAATGATGCAATTCGGTGTGTTTAAAACCGATCACGCTTGA
- the rpsJ gene encoding 30S ribosomal protein S10, which produces MSTAIAQQKIRIRLKAFDRRMLDLSCDKIIETADNTAATAIGPIPLPTKRKIYCVLRSPHVDKDSREHFETRTHRRIIDIYSPSAKTIDALMKLDLPSGVDIEVKL; this is translated from the coding sequence ATGTCCACCGCAATTGCTCAGCAAAAGATTCGCATTCGTCTCAAGGCGTTTGATCGCCGCATGCTGGATCTCTCCTGCGACAAAATTATTGAGACTGCCGACAACACGGCAGCAACGGCCATTGGCCCGATTCCACTGCCTACGAAGCGGAAAATTTACTGCGTTCTGCGCTCGCCCCACGTGGATAAGGATTCACGCGAGCACTTTGAAACGCGGACCCATCGACGCATCATCGATATTTACAGCCCTTCTGCAAAGACCATCGACGCGCTCATGAAGCTCGACCTCCCCAGTGGAGTCGACATCGAGGTCAAGCTCTGA